GTGGCTAGACATCACCGACGTGCGGACCTAGGGCGTGTCTTGTAATTGGTCGGTGTGTTGGCTGAGATGCTGGCAGGGTGTCGCGTTTCGTGTTGCTCTCGGATGATCAGTTCGTGTTGATCGCTGATCTTCTCCCTGGGCCTACGGGTAGGAAGGGGCGTCCGTTCGCGGACGCGCGGACGATGGTCGAGGGCATCGTTTACCGGTACCGGACCGGGATAGCCTGGCGGGATCTGCCGCGGACGTTCGGGCCGTGGCAGACGGTGTGGGCTTGGCATCGCCGTCTCGCGGCCGATGGCACCTGGGACGTCGTGCTCGACCGACTGGTCAGCGCTGCGGACACCGCTGGCGCGGTGGACTGGTCGGTGTCAGTGGACTCCACGATTGCGCGCGCCCACCAGCACGCGACGAACATCTCCCGGGTTACGGGGGGCTTCGTCGAATTACACGAATCCGCGACTCGAGCCGCCTGACCACGGCTTCGGTCGCTCCCGCGGAGGCCTGTCCACGAAGATTCACCAGCTCGTCGACGGTCATGGACTGCCCTTGGTGACATTGGTCACCCCCGGACAAGCGGGCGACTCGCCGATGCTGCTGCCCCTGCTGGCCGAACTCCGCGTCACCCGGCCGGTCGGACGCCCGCGCACCCGACCCGATCGAGTGCGCGGCGACAAGGCGTACTCATCCCGAGCGATCCGCGCCCACCTTCGCAGCCGTGGCATCGAAGCAGTGATCCCGGAGCCCCGCGACCAGCAAGGCCACCGGAAACGGCGCGGATCCCGAGGCGGACGCCCCGTCTCCTACAACCCGGTCGACTACCGCAACCGCAACGTCATCGAACGCGGCTTCTGCCGAGTCAAACAATGGCGAGGCCTCGCTACCCGCTACGACAAGCTGGCAATCGTCTACCGCGCCGCGGTCGTCCTCAACGCCGTCATCGCCTGGCTACGCCATTTACAAGACACGCCCTAGTTCGGGCCGGACCCGAGGCTCCTGAGCCTGTCGAAGGGACCAGCAGCCGCGCCCGGAGGCTTCGACAAGCTCAGCCACCTCCGTTGCACGACGCCTCGGGGTCAGAGGATGACGCCGAACTCCTCCGCGAGCGCGGGCAGCTCCTCGTGCAGCACCCGCGATGCCTCCTCGGCCAGCGGGTTCGTCGAAACACCGCGGTCGTTCACGAGCTTGCCGCCGACGTAGACCTGCTGCAGATTGCGCAGGCCGCACGCGAGGACGTAGCTGCGCACGGGGTTCCACAGCGGTCCGACGTCGGGCAGCCGCGGGTCGACCACCACGAAGTCGGCGAACTTGCCCACCTCGAGGCTGCCGACGCGGTCGTCGACGCCCATGATCTCCGCGCCCCCGAGGGTGTGCAGGCGCAGGACCCGCTCGGGCATCATCGACAGCGGGTCGTGGGTGCGGGCGCGCTGCATGAACATGCCCATGCGCATGTTCTGCCACGGGTCGGCGACGTCGGTGCAGGCCTGGTCGTCGAGACCCATGCCGACCTTCATGCCCTGCTCGAGCATCTCGGGCACATGCGCGATGCCGGATGCCAGACGCCCGTTGGATGCCGGCTGCCACGACATACTGGCGCCGCCGGCGGCGGCATCCGCGATGATCTCGGGCGTCGTCTGGATGAAGTGCCCGAACATCATGCCGGGGCGCAGGGCTCCGGCGTTCTTGTAGAGCTGGAACTTCGTCTGCTGGTGCTCGATGGCCTCGTACGTCTCGAGGAAGTGCGCCTGGTTCGTGACACCGAAGCGGTCCATGACGGCGACCTCGATCTCGGCGGCGTCCGGCCTCGTCGACCACTGCACCTGCCCCATGATCGAGGCGCCGAGGGCGATGTCGGGGTCCATGGCCAGGACGTGATCGAGGGATGCCTCGAACCGGGCGAAGATCTCGTCGTCGGTGCCGACGGTGGCATCGAGGGCGATGGAGTCGACGAAGCGGAGCCCCGCGTCGTGGCATCCGTCCGCCTGTCGGGTGTGCCAGGCGTGATCCCGCAGGATGCCGCCACCGTCGGCTCGCTTGCCGTCGACCATCGGCTCCCAGGGCAGGAGCGGGTCGGTGAAGTTGTAGGCCGTGGTCACGCCGTTGGCGAGGAAGTCGAGCGAGCCGTGCAGCGTCGCCCAGTAGATCTGGTCGGGTGAGGCGTTGTTGAGCACGCTGAACATCGAGGTACACCAGCCGTAGAGCGTCTGGTCGACGCCGAGTCCGCGCGAGCCGCTCGTGAAGAGGTGGCTGTGGGACGAGACGAAGCCGGGGGCGACGAACTTGCCGTCGACGTCGAGGATCTCGTCGGCGGTGACACCCGGGGCGGGGTCGCCGGCGCCGATCGCGGCGATGCGGCCGTCCTGCACGAGGAGGTATCCGCGCTCGATGTAGCCGGGGTCGTCGGTGCCCGCGGGGACCGTGATGAGCCGTGCGTTCGTGACCAGGAGCGACATGTTGATCACGGTAACAATGGCGTGTTTCCGCGGTGTTCCGGGCGTGGGGCGGGCTGTTTGCGGGGAGCCTCTCGTCCCACTTATGGCGGTGCATGTCCCTGAAACAGCCAGTTAGACACCGCCCCACCCACCACAAGCGGGACAAGGGTCGAGCACGCCGGCGCAGCGACCCCCTCGTCCCACTTATGGCGGTGCGTGTCCCAGAATCGCGAGTCAGCCACCGCCCCACCCACCACAAGTGGGACAAGGGTGCGCGCCGATCAGGCGAAAGCCGCGCGCACCGCCGGCGCGACCGCGGCGAGCACCTCGTCGCGCGCGGGCGTCGACGGAAACACCAGGAACAGGTGCGGCACGCCCTCGCGACGCACGAATTCAACGGGGACTCCGGATGCCGCCAACCGCCCGGCGTACTCCTCCGCTTCGTCCGAGAGCGGGTCGACGCTCGCCGCGACGATCACCGCCGGGGCGGACCCTCCCAGGTCCGGTGCGCGCAGCGGCGCGGCCTCGACCGGCACGACCGGCACAACGCGCGCGGGCACCGCCACGGCCTCAACCGGCACGACTCGCGCAACGCCCGCGTCAGCCGCGGGCACCGCCGCAGCCTCAACACGCGCAACGCCCGCAACGCGCGCAGGCACCGCCGCCGCGGGCACCGCCACCGAGCGCACCCCCGCCCGCGCGGGTCGCGACCCCGCCTCCCCGGCATCCTGCACATACAATCGCCAGTACCACTGCATCCCCTTCGCGGTCAGCGGCAGATTCTCGGTGTGCGCGCGGTAGCTCCGCCGGGTCGGGTCGGGGGCGTCGAGTACCGGACACAGCAGAACCTGACACCGGATGCCGGGAGCCCGCCCCTCACGCGACCGCAGAGCCAGCGCGGCCGCGAGGTTGCCGCCCGCGCTGTGGCCCGCGACGCCCAGGAGGGCGGGGTCGACCAGTCCTCCCGCGCCGGAAGCGGCGAAAAGCAGCGCGCGATCGAGGTCGTCGAGGCCGGCCGGGAAGGGATGCTCCGGTGCCAGCCGGTAGTCGACGCTGAGCACCTGCGCGCCGGTCGCGGCGGCGAGCGCCCGACAAAGCGCGTCGTTGTTGTCGAGGTCGCCGGCCACCCAGCCGCCGCCGTGGGCGAAGACGAGGGTTCCGCGGTGGCACGCGCGGGGCCGATACAGCCGCAGCGCGAGACCGTCGGCATCCAGGTCGATCGACTCGATCACCTCGTCGTCGGGTACGCGCACCCACGACGGGTTGGCCCGCAGCTCGGCGATCCGCGCGGCGTCGTCGCCGTCGGCATCCGTGGCTCCCGAGGGGATGGTCCCCGCCTGCGCCGCGAGGCGCGCGAGGTGCGCCCGCACGTGGGGGTCGGTGATGGCCGGGTGCACGGCGTCGGTCACGGGGGTCCTTCCGGTGGGCGTTCGGGATGCCGCGCGTTGGGGCGGCTCTGGGCGGTGATGCCCCGAGCGTAGGCCTGCGGATGCCGACGACCCGGCGCCGACGACCAAGCGTTACGCCGGAGAAACATCGGCGTCTCAGGCGCCCCGCACGATGGCGCCATGAGCTCTCCGGAACAGCGGGCGGCGGCGATCCTGGCCGCGCAGCGCTTCGTCGTGATCGGAACCTCCGACGCCCACGGGCCGTGGACCGCGGCCGCGCAGTACCGGCTCCTCCCCCGCGGTCTGTACGTGGAGTCCGACCTCGGTTCGCGGCACGCCCGGGCGATCGCGGGGTCGGGGGTGGCATCCGGGGTCGTCTACGACTCGTCGGCGGCCATCGTCGACGCCGACGGGGTTCAGCTGGCGTTCTCGGCGCGGGAGGTGGATGCCACCGAGCCGGCCGTGCGGGCTGTGCTGGCCGCGCGGCTCCCCCGTGACGCGTGCCCCGCCGCGGCGCTCGAAGCGGAAGTGGCGGCGGTGCTCGCGGTGCCGACGAAGCGCCTGTACGTCTTCGACGTCGAGCGGGCTTACGTCTTCGATCGCGACGCCTGGCGGTCGCGCGGCACCGACGCGCGGGTCGAGGTCGACCTGGCCGCCGTGTGGCGGGCCCTCACCGGATGACGCGGCGCGGAACGTTTTCCGGGCTCGCGGGGCGGCGGCCGGCGGCGTCCGCTCTCGTGCGCGAGGCCACCCGTCCTCGACCGCACCGCGCGGCCGGGGTGACGAGACCCCCCGATCAGCCGAAAGACCGCGCGAACATGATCTGGGCGATCACCGGCAGGCCGAACGAGGCCAACGCACAGACGATCGCCGCACCCGCGACGATGCGGGGTGCCAGACGACGCGAGCGGACGGCGAAGAACGCCGCCAGGATCGCCAGCGTGGTGAGCCCGACGGGGACCAGGAACCACAAGACGAGTCCCCCCGGCACCCAGGCAAGGAGGAACAGCACCCCGATCAGCGCCGACCACCCGAGAGCCAGTACGGCGATGACGAGCAGCGAGAGAGCGATGCTCCCCACGGCCGCACCCGTGCCCGACCGCGCCGTGGCGTCGGGTCGGACCGCCTGATTCATGGCCTCACCCTAGCCACATCGCGGCGTTACGCGACCGAAACAGCGCCGTCGCGACGCCGTAGGACGCCGGGCGTACCGTGACGCCGCAGGGCGACCCGACGCCCGGAGAGAGGTAAACCATGTCCCACCGCGTCATCGTCACGGGAGGCGCCGGCGGCATCGGCGCCGCGATCGTCGAACGCTTCCTCGCCGACGACGCCCGCGTCGCGGTGCTGGATCGTCGCGCACCGGCCGCAGAGTCGGGATCCCTCTTCGTCGGCGTGGACCTGCGCGATCCGCTCGACACCCGCCGCGCCGTCGGCGAGGCGATCGCGGCGCTCGGCGGCGTGGACGTCCTCGTGAACTGCGCGGGGATCTTCCAGCACGCGTCGCTGCTCGACATCACCGTCGACGACTGGGATCGCGTCCTCGACATCAACGCGCGCGCCACGTTCGTGACCATGCAAGCCGTCGCTCCGGCGATGCTCGATGCCCGCCGCGGCGCGATCGTCAACATCGCGAGCATGGCCGCGAAGCAGGGCGGCGGCGGCGAGGGGCACTACGCGGCCTCGAAGGCCGCGGTCGTCGCCCTGACCCGCGCGGGCGCGCAGGAGTGGGGATGCCACGGCGTCACCGTCAACGCGGTCTGCCCGGGGTACGTGCTCACCGAGATGGGCGCCGACACCCGCTCCGAGGCCGACGTGGCCGCCTGGAGCGCGAAGTCGCCGCTGGGGCGGCTCGGCATCCCCGAGGACGTGGCCGGTGTCACCCACTTCCTCGCCTCCCCTGCGGGCAGTTACCTCACCGGCCAGGCGATCAACGTCACGGGCGGGATGGTCATGCACTGAGCGCGCGTCGTGCCGCGCTCCGGAGAATCCACCGCCCGGGCAGCAATCATCGGTTCCCCGCAGCCGGGAGTGACTTCGGACTCCGGAGCGCGGGACGCGCGCGCGACACCAGCGGCGCGGGGGCTCCGGCGCGAGCGGGCCGCGTGTGACCGCGCGTGACGCCCGCCGACGCGCGCCAGAGGGCGGTGGTTACGGTGGGGCTTTGGCATCCGTCCCGCCGAAACCGACCTGGAGAGCACATGTCCGAGTACTTCGACCGCACCGCCGACAAGACCTACACGAAGGTCTACAAGGCCGAGACGCCCGACATCCTGGCCGCGTTCGCCGCGTTCGATCAGGCCGTCTTCGCCGCCGAGGGTCGCGCGATCCCGCTGAAGTACCGCGAGCTCATCGCCTTGGCGGTGGGCATCACCACGCAGTGCGTGTACTGCATCGACGGGCACTCGCAGAACGCCGTGAAGGCCGGCGCGACCGAGGCCGAGCTGGCCGAGGCTGCCTGGGTCGCCACCGCGATCCGCGCGGGCGGCGGGTACGCGCACGGCCGCCTCGCGTTCAAGCTCGGCGAGGACGCCCGTCCCCACGAGCACTGACCCGTGTCGGCCCTGGAGGCGGAAGCGCTGGAGTTCATCCGCGCCCTGATCCGCATCGACAGCGTCAACACGGGTGAGGCCTCGACGATCGGCGACGGCGAGACGCGCGCCGCGCGCTTCGTCCAGGCCCGGCTCGAAGACGCGGGCTACGAGACGACCCTCGTCGAACCCGTTCCGGGGCGGGCGAGCGTGATCGCGCGCTTGGCCGGGTCGGATCCGGATGCCGGTGCCCTCGTCGCCCACGCCCACCTCGACGTCGTGCCGGTCGAGGTGGAGAACTGGACGTACCCGCCCTTCGGGGCCGAGATCCATGACGGCGTCCTGTACGGCCGCGGGGCCGTGGACATGAAGGACTTCGCGGGGATGCTCCTCGCGATCGCCCGGGCGTTCCGGCGCGAGGGCATCGTCCCGCGCCGCGACCTCATCTTCGCGTTCTTCGCCGACGAGGAGGCCGGGGGTGTCTGGGGCGCGCGCTGGATCGTCCGCAACCGTCCCGAGCTCTTCGCCGGGGCGACCGAGGCCATCAGCGAGGTGGGTGGGTTCTCGATCCCGCTGCCCGGGGACCGTCGGGCCTACCTCGTCGCCACGGCGGAGAAGGGCGTCACCGTCGCCACCCTCACGGCCCGAGGACGCGCGGCCCACGGCTCCCGGCCCACCGCCGACAACGCCGTCGTCCGCGTGGCGCGAGCCGTCGCCGCGGTCGGTGCGCACACGTTCCCCATGGTCCGCACGGCGACGCTCGGACGGTTCGTCGAGACCTGGGAACGCGCGGGCGGGCGGATCGACGACCTCGGCTTCGCGGCATCCCTCATCGACGCGGGCATGCGCAACACCGCCTCCCCGACCGTGCTGACGGCCGGTGGTAAGCCGAACGTCATCCCGGCGACGGCGAGCGCGGCCCTGGATGTGCGCGTGGTGCCCGGACAGGCCGAGGCCGTGCGCGAGCAGCTCGCGGCCCTCGTCGACGATGACATCGAGATCACCTGGGCGCGCGATATCCCGGCCATTGAGGCGCCTACCGACGGACGGCTGATCGACGTGCTGCAGGATGCCATCACCGCCGAGGATCCCGATGGCACCGTGGTTCCGTACCTGCTGCCGGCCAGTACCGACAACAAGCACCTCGCCGAGCTCGGCATCCGCGGATACGGCTTCGTCCCGCTGCGCGTGCCCGCCGACTTCGACGTGTTCGGACAGTTCCACGCCGCGGACGAGCGAGTACCGGTCGAGGCGCTGCACTTCGGCACGCGGGTGACGGCGCGGCTGCTGCGGGAGGCGTGAGGGCGCTTCCGGCGCGTGAGGGGGCTGAGCTTGTCGAAGCCCCCGGGGGGATCCGGTCCCTTCGACAGGCTCAGGGACCCGGCGCCTTCTAGCGCGAGCGAGCGCGCAGCGCGAGCGTGTTACCCCGCGAGGCGGAGTTTTGCGGAGCGTGGCGGACGGTTGCGACGTGTGAAACGTCGCGTCGCGAGCGGAGAAGCCCCGGCTTAGCGTTTCGGGCACCCACCGGCTTCACCGCCGATCCGCCGCTCGAGGAGCACGCCATGACCACCACCGCGCCGGCCCACGCCGCCCGCCCGATCGACACGTCCGCCACGAATCCCGCCGCCAAGGTCGACCTCGGCACCATCGCCGTCGTCCCCACCCGCCACTGGTGGCGCTGGACCCTCAGCGCCCTGCTGCTCTTCGTCGTCGCGCAGTTCGTGTGGAGCCTCTTCACCAACGACCGGTACATGTGGGGCACCTTCGCGCAGTACTTCTTCGCGGAGCCCGTGCTCATCGGCATCGGGTACACCCTGAGCCTCACGGCGATCTCGGCCGTCGTCGGGTTCGCGCTCGGCACCCTCCTCGCGCTCGGCCGCCTGTCGCCCTCGCCCCTGGTCAGTTCGGTCGCGTGGGGCTACATCTGGTTCTTCCGCTCGGTGCCGCTCGTCGTGCAGATCATCGTCTGGTACAACCTCGGCTACCTCTACCCGACGCTCGGCCTCGGCACCCCGTTCACGACGGACTTCTGGATCGTGGAGTTCCCCACGGTGCAACTGGTCAGCGCCTTCGCCGCGGCGATCCTCGGCCTGGGGCTCCACCAGGCCGCGTACTCCGCCGAGATCATCCGCGGCGGGCTCGTCTCGGTCGACCCCGGTCAGCACGAAGCCGCGGCGGCCCTCGGCATCCCGGCATCCCGTCGTCTGTTCCGCATCATCCTGCCGCAGGCGATGCGCTCGATCGTCCCCAACGCCACGAACGAGGTGATCGGACTGGTGAAGGGCGCGTCGGTCGTCTTCGTCATCGCGATCCCCGAGCTGTTCTACGCCGTGCAGGTGGTCTACAACCGCAACAGCCGCGTCATCCCGCTCCTGCTCGTCGCCGTGGTCTGGTACACGATCATCACCA
This portion of the Microbacterium testaceum StLB037 genome encodes:
- a CDS encoding SDR family NAD(P)-dependent oxidoreductase, translated to MSHRVIVTGGAGGIGAAIVERFLADDARVAVLDRRAPAAESGSLFVGVDLRDPLDTRRAVGEAIAALGGVDVLVNCAGIFQHASLLDITVDDWDRVLDINARATFVTMQAVAPAMLDARRGAIVNIASMAAKQGGGGEGHYAASKAAVVALTRAGAQEWGCHGVTVNAVCPGYVLTEMGADTRSEADVAAWSAKSPLGRLGIPEDVAGVTHFLASPAGSYLTGQAINVTGGMVMH
- a CDS encoding carboxymuconolactone decarboxylase family protein; translated protein: MSEYFDRTADKTYTKVYKAETPDILAAFAAFDQAVFAAEGRAIPLKYRELIALAVGITTQCVYCIDGHSQNAVKAGATEAELAEAAWVATAIRAGGGYAHGRLAFKLGEDARPHEH
- a CDS encoding amidohydrolase family protein, yielding MSLLVTNARLITVPAGTDDPGYIERGYLLVQDGRIAAIGAGDPAPGVTADEILDVDGKFVAPGFVSSHSHLFTSGSRGLGVDQTLYGWCTSMFSVLNNASPDQIYWATLHGSLDFLANGVTTAYNFTDPLLPWEPMVDGKRADGGGILRDHAWHTRQADGCHDAGLRFVDSIALDATVGTDDEIFARFEASLDHVLAMDPDIALGASIMGQVQWSTRPDAAEIEVAVMDRFGVTNQAHFLETYEAIEHQQTKFQLYKNAGALRPGMMFGHFIQTTPEIIADAAAGGASMSWQPASNGRLASGIAHVPEMLEQGMKVGMGLDDQACTDVADPWQNMRMGMFMQRARTHDPLSMMPERVLRLHTLGGAEIMGVDDRVGSLEVGKFADFVVVDPRLPDVGPLWNPVRSYVLACGLRNLQQVYVGGKLVNDRGVSTNPLAEEASRVLHEELPALAEEFGVIL
- a CDS encoding alpha/beta hydrolase, translated to MTDAVHPAITDPHVRAHLARLAAQAGTIPSGATDADGDDAARIAELRANPSWVRVPDDEVIESIDLDADGLALRLYRPRACHRGTLVFAHGGGWVAGDLDNNDALCRALAAATGAQVLSVDYRLAPEHPFPAGLDDLDRALLFAASGAGGLVDPALLGVAGHSAGGNLAAALALRSREGRAPGIRCQVLLCPVLDAPDPTRRSYRAHTENLPLTAKGMQWYWRLYVQDAGEAGSRPARAGVRSVAVPAAAVPARVAGVARVEAAAVPAADAGVARVVPVEAVAVPARVVPVVPVEAAPLRAPDLGGSAPAVIVAASVDPLSDEAEEYAGRLAASGVPVEFVRREGVPHLFLVFPSTPARDEVLAAVAPAVRAAFA
- a CDS encoding IS5 family transposase (programmed frameshift), translating into MSRFVLLSDDQFVLIADLLPGPTGRKGRPFADARTMVEGIVYRYRTGIAWRDLPRTFGPWQTVWAWHRRLAADGTWDVVLDRLVSAADTAGAVDWSVSVDSTIARAHQHATNISRVTGASSNYTNPRLEPPDHGFGRSRGGLSTKIHQLVDGHGLPLVTLVTPGQAGDSPMLLPLLAELRVTRPVGRPRTRPDRVRGDKAYSSRAIRAHLRSRGIEAVIPEPRDQQGHRKRRGSRGGRPVSYNPVDYRNRNVIERGFCRVKQWRGLATRYDKLAIVYRAAVVLNAVIAWLRHLQDTP
- a CDS encoding amino acid ABC transporter permease, producing MTTTAPAHAARPIDTSATNPAAKVDLGTIAVVPTRHWWRWTLSALLLFVVAQFVWSLFTNDRYMWGTFAQYFFAEPVLIGIGYTLSLTAISAVVGFALGTLLALGRLSPSPLVSSVAWGYIWFFRSVPLVVQIIVWYNLGYLYPTLGLGTPFTTDFWIVEFPTVQLVSAFAAAILGLGLHQAAYSAEIIRGGLVSVDPGQHEAAAALGIPASRRLFRIILPQAMRSIVPNATNEVIGLVKGASVVFVIAIPELFYAVQVVYNRNSRVIPLLLVAVVWYTIITTILSVAQYYIERHYARGSARALPLTPLQRARRWVSTQWARLGDAPPGATDATHPVAAKGAGA
- a CDS encoding M20/M25/M40 family metallo-hydrolase gives rise to the protein MSALEAEALEFIRALIRIDSVNTGEASTIGDGETRAARFVQARLEDAGYETTLVEPVPGRASVIARLAGSDPDAGALVAHAHLDVVPVEVENWTYPPFGAEIHDGVLYGRGAVDMKDFAGMLLAIARAFRREGIVPRRDLIFAFFADEEAGGVWGARWIVRNRPELFAGATEAISEVGGFSIPLPGDRRAYLVATAEKGVTVATLTARGRAAHGSRPTADNAVVRVARAVAAVGAHTFPMVRTATLGRFVETWERAGGRIDDLGFAASLIDAGMRNTASPTVLTAGGKPNVIPATASAALDVRVVPGQAEAVREQLAALVDDDIEITWARDIPAIEAPTDGRLIDVLQDAITAEDPDGTVVPYLLPASTDNKHLAELGIRGYGFVPLRVPADFDVFGQFHAADERVPVEALHFGTRVTARLLREA